One Malania oleifera isolate guangnan ecotype guangnan chromosome 10, ASM2987363v1, whole genome shotgun sequence genomic region harbors:
- the LOC131166124 gene encoding putative UDP-rhamnose:rhamnosyltransferase 1, whose amino-acid sequence MASPLHVVMLPWSAFGHMIPFHQLAIALAEAGVHVSFVSTPRNIQRLPKLPPHLSSLISFVQFPLPTLGDEHQLPEGAEATVDIPAEKIQYLKVAYDLLQHPFRQFVAESLPDWIIIEFSAYWAAEIAREHQIPIIHFSVFSAATRTFCGTPEYLVGEGQRRLRPSPESLTAPPEWVTFPSPVALRNYEAIGFHASFFGQNASGITDAERAAKTFSACQALAIRSCNEYEGEYLDLLQKTVQKPVIPVGLLPPEIKDTEGDWSEISKWLNEQEPRSVVFVGFGSECKLSKDQVYEIAYGLELSDLPFLWALRKPSWAATDLDALPPGFSHRTSKKGTVFMAWAPQLQILAHTSIGGSLFHGGWGSIVETLQFGHCLVVLPFILDQGLNARLLVHKGLAVEVERQKDGSFTREDIASSLRLAMASPEGEPLRVRAREAAAVFGNHKLHRDHYINCFVQHLQSGARK is encoded by the coding sequence ATGGCAAGCCCTCTGCATGTAGTAATGCTTCCATGGTCGGCCTTTGGCCACATGATTCCATTCCATCAACTTGCCATTGCCCTGGCCGAAGCTGGAGTCCATGTTTCCTTTGTGTCAACTCCAAGGAACATCCAAAGACTCCCCAAACTTCCACCCCATTTATCATCTCTGATAAGTTTTGTGCAGTTTCCATTGCCAACTCTGGGCGATGAACACCAATTGCCAGAGGGTGCCGAGGCAACGGTTGACATACCTGCCGAGAAAATTCAGTACTTAAAGGTCGCCTACGATCTCCTGCAACATCCCTTCAGGCAGTTTGTCGCGGAAAGCTTACCCGACTGGATCATAATTGAATTCAGCGCTTACTGGGCTGCTGAGATTGCAAGAGAACATCAGATTCCGATCATCCATTTCTCTGTTTTCTCTGCCGCCACACGTACATTCTGtgggacacccgaataccttgtTGGGGAAGGCCAAAGGAGACTTCGGCCATCGCCGGAGAGCCTTACAGCACCACCAGAATGGGTAACTTTTCCATCGCCAGTAGCCCTTCGCAATTATGAAGCGATTGGCTTTCACGCAAGCTTCTTTGGACAGAATGCTTCTGGCATAACCGATGCTGAACGTGCCGCTAAGACCTTCAGTGCATGCCAAGCTTTGGCCATCCGCAGCTGCAATGAGTATGAAGGTGAGTACCTAGATTTACTCCAAAAGACTGTACAAAAGCCAGTCATTCCTGTAGGTTTGCTCCCACCGGAAATAAAAGACACAGAGGGGGACTGGAGTGAGATCTCTAAGTGGCTCAATGAACAAGAACCCAGATCAGTTGTGTTTGTTGGGTTTGGCAGCGAGTGTAAGCTGAGCAAGGATCAAGTTTACGAGATAGCCTATGGGTTAGAGCTCTCTGATTTACCCTTCCTTTGGGCCCTTAGAAAACCCAGTTGGGCAGCCACGGATCTTGATGCTCTACCCCCCGGTTTCAGCCACCGGACTTCCAAAAAAGGAACGGTGTTCATGGCATGGGCGCCGCAGTTGCAAATTTTGGCACACACATCCATTGGAGGATCTTTGTTTCATGGGGGTTGGGGTTCTATAGTAGAAACCCTGCAATTTGGGCATTGTCTGGTTGTCTTGCCTTTCATCCTTGATCAAGGACTGAATGCCAGGCTGCTGGTACATAAGGGTTTGGCTGTGGAAGTGGAACGACAAAAAGATGGGTCATTTACCAGAGAGGACATTGCGAGTTCTCTGAGACTTGCCATGGCTTCTCCGGAAGGAGAGCCACTGAGGGTTCGTGCAAGAGAAGCTGCTGCAGTTTTTGGGAATCATAAGCTACATCGTGACCACTACATCAACTGTTTTGTTCAGCATCTGCAATCAGGCGCTAGGAAGTGA